ACGATCTGCTTTTGAATCTGGCGTCCAAGCTGTTGCTACCTGACCGTGCAGCAAGCGTGTGTCGATCCGGGCAAGGTTGATTTTGAGCTTGCCGTCACCGATTACAGTCCCTTCAGGGATTGCTGCTTGGGCAACTGGAGCAGCTGCAGCAGGAGCATTTGCTTCTTCAGCAGCAGGATTCAGCTCTTCAGGCAGAGCTTTGACTCCTTCCTTGGCTTCTTTGATGATGTTAGCAACAACAGCTTCAACGCCGGCGTTGGCATCCATCATCCTTTCTGTATAAGCTTGAATCAGCATAGGCAGGTTCAAGCCTGTAATGATAGCGAACTTGCGGTCTGGATTTTCACCCATGACACGGCTAGCTTGGTTGAATGGAGAGCCACTCCAAAGGTCAGCCAAGACCAACACTTCATCGTCCGCATCAAACGAAGCCACAGCGTCATTGAACTTTGCATAGAGATCATCTGGTCCTTCGTTGGGCATGAAAGTTACAACTTGTACTTTTTCCTGCTCACCGAAAATCATAGAACCTGATTGATGAATACCAGCAGCAAATTCACCGTGGCTAGCAATAATGATTCCGATACTCATTATTGACATTCCTCCTTATAAAATGTTTGACTTAAGTTTTAAGAAAACTTTAAGGCAAGTTTATTATAAAACGTTTTCATGAAAAATGCAAGCGTTTGTTCCTAAAAACGACTTTTTCTTTCAAAAATGTCAGTATTTGCTGAAAACCTGATAAATATAGGTACAAGCAAACCTTAGCTATAGAAATGTTTTAATAAATTAGGAAAATAGAAAATATAATAGATTAATATATGAAAAACATTGAAATAATATGAAAGAGATTTTTGAAATGACAGAAGAGACTTTTGTTTGAGAAAGTGTTTATTTATCAAAAAAGAAAGAGGAGGACCAAAGACAGAAAATCGCATCTTATGTCTTTAGTCTCCCTCTATAATGGCAAAAGTTTCTAAATAATATCAAGCCTGTCTATCATAAGTTTCCAAAAGTTTGGTAAATGTTGGGATTAACATGTTTTAAAGTATTAGTGTGTGAAGTCAAGTACCATACGTCCCTGAATGGTACCCGCTTCCATTTCATCAAAGACATCCACTGCATCTGAAACAGGGCGTTTTTGAACGACAGGAACCACCAATCCTTCAGCACCAAACTGGAAGGCTTCTTCCAAGTCCTTGCGAGTACCAACTAGGGAACCGATGACTTGGATGCCATCTAAAACGGTTTTGACAATACTGAGGTCCATCATTTCAGATGGCAATCCAACGGCAACTACCCGACCGCCAGCACGAACAGAGTCCACCGCTTGGTTGAAGGCAACTTTAGAAACGGCTGTTACTATGGCAGAATGCGCACCGCCAGTTTTTTCTTGGATAAGAGCAGCGACATCTTCAACTTCATGGCCGTTGATGACGATATCAGCACCAACTTCTTTGGCCAAAACTAGCTTATCATTGTTGATATCAACAGCGACAACATGGGCATTAAAGACTTTCTTGGCATATTGAACCGCTGGGTTACCCAATCCACCTGC
This window of the Streptococcus sanguinis genome carries:
- a CDS encoding PTS sugar transporter subunit IIB is translated as MSIGIIIASHGEFAAGIHQSGSMIFGEQEKVQVVTFMPNEGPDDLYAKFNDAVASFDADDEVLVLADLWSGSPFNQASRVMGENPDRKFAIITGLNLPMLIQAYTERMMDANAGVEAVVANIIKEAKEGVKALPEELNPAAEEANAPAAAAPVAQAAIPEGTVIGDGKLKINLARIDTRLLHGQVATAWTPDSKADRIIVASDSVAQDELRKELIKQAAPGNVKANVVPIDKLIAVSKDPRFGNTHALILFETPQDALRAVEGGVPIKTLNVGSMAHSTGKTMVNNVLSMDKEDVATYEKLRDLGVEFDVRKVPNDSKKDLFDLIKKANVQ